The following is a genomic window from Streptomyces sp. BHT-5-2.
GCGTACGACATCGTCTACACCGGCATCGGGGCGGTGAACTGGCTCCCGGACCTGGTCGGTTGGGCCGAGACCGCCGCGTCGTTGATCGCGCCCGGCGGTTTCCTCTACCTCGCCGAATTCCACCCGCTGGGCGACGTGCTGGACGAGGAGACCGGTTCGCGCGTCGCCCACGACTATTTCCGCAGCGCCGCGTGGGACGAGGAAACCCCCGGCAGCTACACGAACTTCGAGGCGCCGACGGTCCACAACAGGAGCGTCGAGTGGCAGCACTCCCTCGGGGACGTGGTCAGCGCGGTGGCAGGGGCCGGGCTGCGCCTGGAGTTCCTGCACGAGCACGAGATGACGCTGTTCCAGCGCTTCGGCGTGCTGCGGCGGGGCACGGACGGCTACTACCGCTTCCCGGCCGACCGGCCGCGCATTCCGCTGATGTACTCCCTGAAGGCGACGAAGCCGGCCTGAGGGAGCGCCGGCCCGCGCGGGCCCGCCGGAGGCGCGCCGCGCCCGGCCGGTTACTGTGGCGGACTGCCGGGCCGGAAACATCGGCCCTTTCGACGACGGGGGATTCCGTGCGGGGACGCGGACGGATCGCCAGCGCCATGGGCGCGGGCGCGCTCATGCTGCTGGCCGTGGGATGCGGCGGGGCCTCCGGCGCCAAGGCGAAGCCGGGAGCGTCGCCCGCCGTGGTGCCCGCCAAGCCGCTGCCCATGGAGTCCGCGGCCCGCACCGGCACCTGGACCGGCTCCGACCACAAGGCGCACCCGCTGCGGCTCAAGCCCACCCGGCTGGCCGCCGGCCACCCCTCGGACCTCGCGCACATCCGGCTGGACGACAACCTCAAGGGGCTGGTCCCGTACTACCTCACGGTCTCCTACACCAACACCGGGAAGGGGACGGTGAGCGAGCTGTACCCGGAGCGGAACTTCTCCGTCAACGGGGTGGACGGGCAGGCCGGTGAGCAGCTCTCGCTGTTCCGGACCAACCCGCTGGCCACCGGCAACGGCCTGCCGCCCGAGTGCCAGGAGTCCGGCAAGGCGACGCTGGCCGCCGGTGAGACCTCGGCGGTCTGCCAGATCTTCATGCTGCCCAAGGGGCTGAAGCCGGGCAACGTCTCCTACAAGGACGACGGCGGCGGCACCCTGCTGTGGCAGATCGGCGGCGCGCAGCAGGGGGCGGCCGGGGTGCTGCCCCCGCACCAGCCCGCCGACGTGGTCACCACCGACAGCGACCGCCGCACGGCGACCGCCCTGGCTACCCCGAAGAACATCCGCACCGGCTCCCTGGACGACCTGAGCCGCTTCGACCTGCGCGCGGAGGAGAAGCAACTCGTCCCGTACTACGTGACGGTGGTGTACCGGAACACCGGCCGGTACGACCTCCTCCCGAGCCTCAACGACAGCCTGACGCTGACCGGTGTCAGCGGCCGGCAGGCGCAGAAGATGACCCTGCTGGACATCGGCGGCCCCGGCGTCCCGCAGTGCCCCGAGTCGGTCCCGCACAAGATGCTCAAGCCGGGCGCCACGGTGACCGAGTGCACCATCCACATGCTGCCCAAGGGCGATCCGCCGGCGTCGCTGACCTTCGAGGGCAGTGGTGACGGCGCGCGCCCGGTGAGCTGGCGGGCGACGGCGGACGACGGG
Proteins encoded in this region:
- a CDS encoding bifunctional 2-polyprenyl-6-hydroxyphenol methylase/3-demethylubiquinol 3-O-methyltransferase UbiG; translation: MRERTGPDGWREANRARWDERVALHTASDYYDQDTFRRTRDVIRDFEAAEVGDVTGRSLLHLQCHFGQDTLSWAHRGAARVVGLDFSEPAVEAARDLAAALGYGPDRAAFVTADVYDAAEAVPDPAYDIVYTGIGAVNWLPDLVGWAETAASLIAPGGFLYLAEFHPLGDVLDEETGSRVAHDYFRSAAWDEETPGSYTNFEAPTVHNRSVEWQHSLGDVVSAVAGAGLRLEFLHEHEMTLFQRFGVLRRGTDGYYRFPADRPRIPLMYSLKATKPA